A single region of the Chelonia mydas isolate rCheMyd1 chromosome 4, rCheMyd1.pri.v2, whole genome shotgun sequence genome encodes:
- the NPY2R gene encoding neuropeptide Y receptor type 2, with the protein MGPMGVLVEENRTKEVKMELYTRLYLPGLTTPLSELASDPKPELKDSTNLVEVQIVLIIAYCFIILLGVMGNSLVIHVVIKFKSMRTVTNFFIANLAVADLLVNTLCLPFTLVYTLLGEWKLGPVLCHLVPYAQGLAVHVSTVTLTVIALDRHRCIVYHLESKISKRISFLIIGVAWAVSALLASPLAIFREYSLIEIIPDFRIVVCSEKWPGEGQLNYGTIYSVSMLLIQYVLPLAIISYAYTRIWTKLKNHISPRAGNDHYHHRRRKTTKMLVCVVVVFAVSWLPFHTFQLVSDIDSKVLDLKEYKLIYTVFHVIAMCSTFVNPLLYGWMNSNYRTAFLAAFQCEQRLDSIHPEVSGAFKAKKNLEAKKNHCTGAPTNV; encoded by the coding sequence ATGGGCCCTATGGGAGTACTGGTGGAAGAGAACCGCACAAAAGAAGTAAAAATGGAGCTGTACACCAGGCTATACTTGCCAGGCCTCACCACACCACTCAGTGAGCTGGCATCTGACCCCAAACCAGAACTGAAAGACAGTACCAACCTGGTCGAGGTGCAGATAGTCCTCATCATTGCCTATTGCTTCATCATCCTGCTGGGGGTGATGGGCAACTCCCTGGTGATCCATGTGGTCATCAAGTTCAAGAGCATGCGTACTGTGACTAACTTTTTCATTGCCAACCTGGCTGTAGCTGATCTGCTGGTGAATACACTGTGCCTGCCCTTCACCTTAGTTTACACACTGTTGGGAGAATGGAAGCTGGGCCCAGTGCTGTGCCACCTGGTGCCTTATGCCCAGGGCCTTGCAGTGCACGTGTCAACTGTCACCTTGACTGTGATTGCCTTGGACCGGCACCGCTGCATTGTTTATCACTTGGAGAGCAAAATCTCCAAGCGAATAAGCTTCCTGATCATTGGCGTTGCCTGGGCTGTCAGTGCGCTACTGGCTAGTCCCCTGGCCATCTTCCGTGAGTACTCTCTGATTGAGATCATTCCTGATTTCAGGATTGTGGTCTGCTCTGAGAAGTGGCCTGGTGAGGGGCAACTCAACTATGGCACCATCTACAGTGTCTCTATGCTCCTGATCCAATATGTTTTGCCTCTGGCAATCATCTCCTATGCCTACACCCGTATCTGGACCAAACTAAAGAACCATATCAGCCCTCGGGCTGGGAATGATCACTACCACCATCGGCGGCGGAAGACCACTAAGATGCTGGTGTGCGTGGTTGTGGTGTTTGCTGTAAGCTGGCTGCCCTTTCACACTTTCCAGCTTGTCAGTGACATTGACAGTAAAGTGTTAGATCTGAAGGAGTACAAGCTAATCTACACAGTGTTTCATGTCATTGCCATGTGCTCAACCTTTGTTAACCCTCTTCTCTATGGCTGGATGAACAGCAACTACAGGACAGCCTTCCTCGCAGCCTTCCAATGCGAACAGCGACTGGATTCCATTCACCCTGAGGTATCAGGAGCATTCAAAGCCAAGAAGAACTTGGAAGCAAAAAAGAATCATTGCACTGGAGCCCCTACCAATGTCTAA